One genomic window of Halovivax cerinus includes the following:
- a CDS encoding heavy metal translocating P-type ATPase, with the protein MTADADPSSDATCTLCDLPLEATAVTDDAGNRYCCAGCKHVAGTLDDATDPASLDGADIGAGTASEPEEPTAAPPGTERAFFQIEGMHCSTCELFIEGVGTDTDGVADVAASYVSETVRVDYDPDETDPDAVADELTGLGYTASPRGDAVAKRTAADRNEIRLVVGVLFGMVVMMQYLLLVYPLHVNLFYPERTHAFLVEMVTSSASVPFFLVLFALTSVVLFVTGGPILRGAYVSLRTRNPNMDLLVALAATAAYVYSTLAVVFGHPSEIYYDVTVAIVLVVTVGGYYEGTIKRRATAALADLSAAQVDTAERYDRDGSTTTVDVSDLADGDRFLVRAGERIPVDGIVEEGEGAVDEAVITGESLPVSTASGECVVGGAILAEGSLVVAVDGEPTSGVDRIADLVWDLQSARGGIQGLADRLATIFVPVVVSLAVLVTAGYLVLGSSAPDALLVGLTVLIVSCPCALGLATPLAVASSIREALERGIVVFDETVFERVRDVDVVVFDKTGTLTTGEMTVRDAEGSAELLERAALLEGRSVHPVAGAIADAFGPDAGDGGASADATPGTEPATDGGLPAGASTPAETADADTSSDSPTNGRSDADSATDPSADEWSDSSSAAERAADDRLTTFESYATGVGGTVDGEDLLVGHPDLFADRGWTVPGPLSERAAAERAAGHLPILVGSDGAVGGLVIVGDEPREGWDETVTDLADRGVEVVVLTGDEAQAATRFREHDGVAEVFAGVPPEGKAETVRRLRTRGKTAMVGDGTNDAPALASADLGIALGGGTALAADAADVAIVDDDLSSLSTVFSIANAARSRVRQNIGWAFAYNAIAIPIAVSGLLNPLFAAVAMGTSSLLVVTNSSRTLLDDA; encoded by the coding sequence GTGACCGCCGACGCCGATCCCTCGTCCGACGCCACGTGTACGCTGTGCGATCTCCCACTCGAAGCCACGGCGGTTACGGACGACGCGGGCAATCGCTACTGCTGTGCCGGGTGCAAGCACGTCGCCGGGACACTCGACGACGCGACGGACCCGGCCAGCCTCGATGGCGCCGATATCGGGGCAGGGACGGCGTCTGAGCCGGAGGAACCGACCGCTGCGCCGCCGGGGACCGAGCGCGCGTTCTTCCAGATCGAGGGAATGCACTGCTCGACGTGTGAGCTGTTCATCGAGGGTGTGGGGACCGACACCGACGGCGTCGCGGACGTCGCCGCGAGCTACGTCTCCGAGACCGTCCGCGTCGATTACGACCCCGACGAGACCGATCCCGACGCGGTCGCCGACGAACTGACCGGTCTCGGCTACACGGCCTCTCCCCGGGGGGACGCCGTGGCGAAGCGGACCGCGGCGGACAGAAACGAGATTCGCCTCGTCGTGGGGGTCCTCTTCGGCATGGTCGTGATGATGCAGTACCTCCTGCTCGTGTACCCCCTGCACGTCAACCTCTTCTACCCCGAACGCACGCACGCGTTCCTGGTCGAGATGGTCACGAGTTCGGCCTCGGTACCGTTCTTCCTCGTCCTCTTCGCGCTGACGAGCGTCGTCCTCTTCGTCACCGGCGGACCGATCCTCAGGGGCGCCTACGTCAGCCTCAGGACGCGAAACCCGAACATGGATCTGCTGGTCGCGCTCGCGGCCACTGCGGCCTACGTCTACAGCACGCTCGCGGTCGTCTTCGGCCACCCCTCCGAGATATACTACGACGTCACCGTCGCGATCGTCCTCGTCGTCACCGTCGGGGGCTACTACGAGGGGACGATCAAGCGCCGGGCGACCGCGGCGCTCGCGGACCTCTCGGCCGCGCAGGTCGACACCGCCGAGCGCTACGACCGGGACGGCTCGACGACCACCGTCGACGTCTCCGACCTCGCCGACGGCGACCGATTCCTCGTCCGCGCCGGCGAACGGATCCCGGTCGACGGGATCGTCGAGGAGGGCGAGGGCGCGGTCGACGAAGCCGTGATCACCGGCGAATCGCTGCCCGTCTCGACGGCTTCCGGCGAATGCGTCGTCGGCGGCGCCATTCTGGCCGAGGGCTCGCTCGTCGTCGCCGTCGACGGCGAACCGACGAGCGGCGTCGACCGCATCGCCGACCTCGTCTGGGATCTCCAGAGTGCTCGCGGCGGCATTCAGGGGCTGGCCGACCGCCTGGCGACGATCTTCGTCCCGGTCGTGGTCTCCCTGGCCGTCCTCGTGACGGCGGGCTACCTCGTCCTCGGTTCCTCCGCACCCGACGCACTGCTCGTCGGTCTCACCGTACTCATCGTCTCCTGTCCGTGCGCCCTCGGCCTCGCGACGCCGCTCGCGGTCGCGTCGAGCATCCGCGAGGCCCTAGAACGCGGAATCGTCGTCTTCGACGAGACCGTCTTCGAGCGGGTCCGGGACGTCGACGTCGTGGTCTTCGACAAGACGGGGACGCTCACCACCGGCGAGATGACGGTGCGAGACGCCGAGGGATCGGCGGAACTCCTCGAACGCGCGGCCCTCCTCGAGGGGCGCTCGGTGCATCCAGTCGCCGGTGCGATAGCGGACGCGTTCGGACCCGACGCCGGTGACGGCGGAGCGTCCGCCGACGCGACGCCCGGAACCGAGCCGGCCACCGACGGCGGCCTCCCGGCCGGTGCGTCGACGCCGGCGGAGACCGCGGACGCCGACACATCGTCCGACTCGCCGACGAACGGCCGGTCCGATGCCGACTCGGCCACCGATCCCAGCGCGGACGAGTGGTCCGATTCCAGTTCGGCTGCCGAACGCGCCGCGGACGACCGTCTCACTACCTTCGAGTCCTACGCGACCGGCGTCGGTGGCACCGTCGACGGCGAGGACCTCCTGGTCGGCCACCCTGACCTGTTCGCCGACCGCGGCTGGACCGTCCCCGGGCCCCTCTCCGAGCGAGCCGCCGCCGAGCGGGCCGCGGGTCACCTCCCGATTCTCGTGGGCAGCGACGGCGCGGTCGGGGGGCTCGTGATCGTCGGCGACGAACCGCGCGAGGGCTGGGACGAGACGGTCACCGACCTGGCCGACCGCGGCGTCGAGGTCGTCGTCCTCACCGGAGACGAAGCACAAGCTGCGACCCGATTTCGGGAACACGACGGTGTCGCCGAGGTCTTCGCCGGTGTCCCACCCGAGGGGAAGGCCGAGACGGTCCGCCGGCTCCGCACCCGGGGGAAGACGGCCATGGTCGGCGACGGGACGAACGACGCACCCGCCCTCGCCAGCGCCGATCTCGGCATCGCGCTCGGCGGCGGGACGGCGCTGGCGGCCGACGCGGCCGACGTCGCCATCGTCGACGACGACCTGTCCTCGCTTTCGACGGTCTTTTCGATCGCGAACGCGGCGCGCAGTCGCGTTCGCCAGAACATCGGCTGGGCGTTCGCTTACAACGCGATCGCGATCCCGATCGCGGTGTCGGGCCTGCTCAACCCGCTGTTCGCCGCCGTCGCGATGGGCACGTCGAGCCTGCTCGTCGTGACGAACTCCTCGCGAACGTTGCTCGACGACGCGTAG
- a CDS encoding pyruvoyl-dependent arginine decarboxylase gives MSTIRVVWGSATGPTEMAAYDAALSDAGIENYNLVAVSSVIPADVPVEAVGTAPDLGPAGERLTVVEGRARAAGPTSVSAGLGWVESVDGGPGLFYEAVGEVGPDDVERRVREGLDAGADLRDWEFGEPTVRVEEASAESGEYAAAVVAAAYGESEPIV, from the coding sequence ATGAGTACGATTCGGGTCGTCTGGGGGTCGGCGACGGGGCCGACGGAGATGGCGGCCTACGACGCGGCGCTGTCGGACGCGGGTATCGAGAACTACAACCTCGTGGCCGTCTCGTCTGTGATTCCCGCGGACGTGCCCGTCGAGGCGGTCGGGACGGCACCCGATCTCGGGCCGGCGGGCGAGCGCCTGACGGTCGTCGAGGGGCGAGCGCGGGCGGCCGGGCCGACGAGCGTGAGCGCCGGCCTCGGCTGGGTGGAGTCGGTCGACGGCGGGCCGGGGTTGTTCTACGAGGCGGTGGGCGAAGTGGGTCCGGACGACGTCGAACGCCGCGTGCGGGAGGGGCTCGACGCCGGGGCCGACCTCAGGGACTGGGAGTTCGGCGAGCCGACGGTCCGCGTCGAGGAGGCCAGCGCCGAGTCGGGCGAGTACGCGGCGGCGGTCGTCGCGGCCGCCTACGGCGAGAGTGAGCCCATCGTGTAG
- a CDS encoding DUF5811 family protein, with amino-acid sequence MNANTPYAGRPGTTQAGHRSADDLTEVTPVQRRALRRDVSRVAARTRDLLPDEYVVDSDITRGVSGPQLTVAVQPPIGHPVSAGFAPDVSLVEDSESVIDDDECAEVARGLAASAALQVKQAMGSEFTPTAR; translated from the coding sequence ATGAACGCGAACACACCGTACGCCGGCCGCCCGGGAACCACGCAGGCAGGGCACCGATCGGCGGACGATCTCACGGAGGTGACGCCCGTCCAGCGGCGGGCCCTCCGGCGAGACGTCTCTCGCGTCGCCGCCCGGACGCGCGACCTTCTCCCCGACGAATACGTCGTCGACAGCGATATCACCCGCGGCGTCAGCGGCCCGCAACTCACCGTCGCCGTCCAGCCTCCAATCGGCCACCCCGTCAGTGCCGGTTTCGCCCCCGACGTCTCACTCGTCGAAGATTCCGAATCCGTCATCGACGACGACGAGTGCGCCGAAGTCGCCCGCGGCCTCGCCGCGAGCGCAGCGCTGCAGGTCAAACAGGCCATGGGAAGCGAGTTCACGCCGACCGCCCGCTGA
- a CDS encoding uracil-DNA glycosylase — translation MSSESSAGPDDPAFPTSRHVLQPDCDRCPQLAACRERISWGTGPIDAAVLVVGEAPGAGNPDAARWRGGNWTGMAYTARHSGRRIRRMMAEVGYAEESYFTNAVKCMPADETHEAAAESDTDCASESADSVSTREPTVEELAACRPHLLTELDRVEPAVVVATGKHATTSVLAADDRSLDDLEGSGFLDTVLEPTRCDSLETWLLPILHPSYQDVWISRMGYEADEYAITLRETLVELCGH, via the coding sequence GTGTCCTCCGAATCGTCCGCCGGCCCCGACGATCCTGCCTTTCCGACGTCGCGTCACGTCCTCCAACCGGACTGTGATCGCTGTCCGCAACTCGCCGCCTGTCGCGAGCGAATCTCGTGGGGGACTGGGCCGATAGACGCCGCCGTCCTCGTCGTCGGCGAGGCGCCGGGCGCCGGCAACCCCGACGCCGCCCGCTGGCGCGGCGGGAACTGGACGGGGATGGCCTACACCGCGCGCCACTCCGGCCGGCGGATCCGCCGGATGATGGCCGAGGTAGGGTACGCCGAGGAGAGCTACTTCACGAACGCGGTGAAGTGCATGCCAGCGGACGAAACGCACGAGGCCGCTGCCGAGTCGGACACCGATTGCGCGAGTGAGTCCGCCGACTCGGTGAGTACGCGCGAACCGACCGTCGAGGAACTCGCGGCCTGTCGCCCACACCTCCTGACGGAACTCGATCGCGTCGAGCCCGCTGTCGTCGTCGCGACCGGCAAACACGCCACCACGTCGGTGCTAGCAGCTGACGACCGCTCGCTCGACGACCTCGAGGGATCAGGCTTTCTCGACACCGTTCTCGAACCTACCCGCTGCGACTCGCTGGAGACCTGGCTCCTGCCGATCCTCCATCCGTCCTATCAGGACGTCTGGATCAGTCGGATGGGGTACGAGGCCGACGAGTACGCGATCACACTCCGCGAAACGTTGGTCGAGTTGTGTGGCCACTGA